A region from the Simiduia sp. 21SJ11W-1 genome encodes:
- the znuB gene encoding zinc ABC transporter permease subunit ZnuB: MPDFMLHAWLAGAAVALVAGPLGSFAVWRRMAYFGDTLAHSALLGVVFGLLLDVNINLAVSLGCLILAALLVLLQQTRVLATDTLLGILSHTTLALGLVCISVFGDTRVDLMAYLFGDLLTASATDVITIAAVAALVLGLIGYFWRPLIAITVHEELARVEGVKVEAVRMLLMLAMALVIAIAMKVVGVLLITALLIIPAAAARRLSQTPETMALTASGLGLIAVTLGLVSSYYWDSPAGPSVVLGASLLFALTLLKRQR; this comes from the coding sequence ATGCCTGATTTCATGTTGCACGCCTGGCTTGCGGGCGCAGCCGTGGCATTGGTGGCCGGGCCCTTGGGCAGCTTTGCCGTGTGGCGACGCATGGCCTACTTTGGCGACACCCTGGCCCACTCGGCGCTACTGGGTGTGGTGTTTGGCCTGCTGCTGGATGTGAACATCAACCTGGCCGTTAGCCTGGGCTGCCTGATTCTGGCCGCCCTGCTGGTATTGCTGCAGCAAACCCGGGTGCTGGCCACCGATACCCTGCTCGGCATTTTGTCGCACACCACTCTCGCGTTGGGGCTTGTGTGCATCAGCGTGTTTGGCGATACGCGGGTTGATTTAATGGCCTACCTGTTTGGCGATCTGCTCACGGCAAGCGCCACCGATGTAATCACCATTGCCGCAGTGGCCGCCCTGGTGCTTGGGCTGATTGGCTATTTCTGGCGGCCGCTCATTGCCATCACCGTGCATGAAGAACTGGCGCGGGTTGAGGGGGTTAAGGTGGAGGCAGTGCGCATGCTGCTGATGCTGGCCATGGCACTGGTCATTGCCATTGCCATGAAGGTGGTGGGCGTGCTGTTAATTACCGCCTTGCTGATTATCCCCGCCGCCGCCGCGCGCAGACTCAGCCAAACACCGGAAACCATGGCACTCACCGCCAGTGGCCTGGGGCTGATTGCGGTCACCCTGGGGTTAGTGAGCTCTTACTACTGGGACAGCCCGGCAGGCCCGAGCGTAGTGCTGGGGGCAAGCCTGCTGTTTGCGCTCACGCTGTTAAAGCGCCAGCGCTAA
- a CDS encoding Fur family transcriptional regulator, with protein sequence MNHTALPFRRHNHQHCISDALAHARALARERGLRLTAQREQVLRLIWQNHKPVGAYQLMEQLAELTGKRVAPPTVYRALEFLLEHRLIHRLNSLNAFMGCDCPGTGHAGQFIICRACGVALELNEASVRAPIQALAQSVGFQIEQQTLELSGLCPNCQAQAPNEDTQ encoded by the coding sequence ATGAATCACACTGCCCTGCCCTTTCGGCGCCATAACCACCAGCACTGCATCAGCGATGCCCTGGCCCACGCCCGTGCCTTGGCACGCGAGCGCGGCCTGCGGTTAACGGCCCAGCGCGAGCAGGTGCTGCGGCTGATCTGGCAAAACCACAAGCCTGTGGGCGCCTATCAACTCATGGAGCAGCTTGCCGAGCTCACCGGCAAGCGGGTTGCACCGCCCACCGTCTACCGGGCGCTGGAGTTTTTGCTGGAGCACCGGTTGATTCATCGCCTCAACAGCCTCAATGCCTTTATGGGTTGCGACTGCCCCGGCACCGGCCACGCAGGCCAGTTCATTATTTGCAGAGCCTGCGGGGTTGCCCTGGAGTTAAACGAGGCCAGCGTGCGGGCACCCATTCAGGCCCTGGCGCAATCGGTGGGCTTTCAAATTGAGCAGCAAACCCTGGAGCTATCGGGCCTGTGCCCCAATTGCCAGGCCCAAGCCCCGAACGAGGACACCCAGTGA
- a CDS encoding heme biosynthesis HemY N-terminal domain-containing protein, with the protein MKRLVLLVAIALLAGGLLISELAKDSGYLLVSVYGYSLETSLWFAILALLIFGLMAWIVLRALFTVIRGFLGVTHYVMHGSEERNRNQLADGLVDFMEGNWKLARKKLLKSADRSIVPVINYLAAARAAYELGDRDEAQVLLAKAEQVGPQFKLATALAQARIELMDERYEQCLAALERVREETPNHPVVLDILRQSYVALEDWPSLQKLLPLLKKHKPLPEQTLKELEQRCQIYQLTQAVENPPNGDVANALHKVWQHFDTRTQRDADMLIAYTRLLVQHVGEADAEVLLRKALHKSWDDRLLDWYGRLKGEDVGKQLLVAEGWLRERPRNATLLLALGRLSLRNQLWGKAREYFESSLKLSAAPETYAELARLMAALGEHQLSTSYYQQGLKVIASDLPELPVPEPKSQFGHTGSTLAP; encoded by the coding sequence GTGAAGCGACTGGTATTACTGGTTGCCATTGCGCTCTTGGCCGGTGGCTTGCTGATCAGCGAGCTGGCCAAAGACAGCGGCTACCTGCTGGTTTCGGTGTATGGCTACAGCCTGGAAACCAGCCTCTGGTTTGCCATTTTGGCCTTGCTGATTTTCGGCCTGATGGCCTGGATTGTGTTGCGCGCGCTGTTTACGGTGATTCGCGGCTTTTTGGGTGTTACCCACTATGTGATGCACGGCAGCGAAGAGCGCAACCGCAACCAGCTGGCCGATGGCCTGGTGGATTTCATGGAGGGCAACTGGAAGCTTGCTCGCAAGAAATTGCTGAAGTCGGCCGATCGCTCCATAGTGCCTGTGATCAACTACCTGGCGGCGGCGCGCGCCGCCTACGAGCTGGGTGATCGCGATGAAGCCCAGGTGTTGCTCGCCAAGGCCGAGCAGGTGGGGCCGCAATTTAAACTCGCCACAGCCCTGGCCCAGGCCCGCATCGAGCTGATGGACGAGCGCTACGAGCAGTGCCTGGCCGCTCTCGAGCGGGTGCGTGAAGAAACGCCCAATCACCCGGTGGTGCTCGATATTCTGCGCCAATCTTACGTGGCACTGGAAGATTGGCCCTCATTGCAAAAGCTCTTGCCGCTGCTGAAAAAGCACAAGCCATTGCCCGAGCAAACCTTGAAAGAGCTGGAGCAGCGCTGCCAGATTTACCAACTCACCCAGGCGGTAGAAAACCCGCCGAACGGCGACGTGGCCAACGCCCTGCACAAGGTGTGGCAGCATTTTGATACCCGCACCCAGCGCGATGCCGATATGCTCATCGCCTATACCCGCCTGTTGGTGCAGCACGTGGGCGAGGCCGATGCCGAAGTGCTGTTGCGCAAGGCCCTGCACAAAAGCTGGGACGACCGCCTGCTCGACTGGTATGGCCGCTTGAAGGGTGAAGATGTGGGCAAGCAGCTGCTGGTGGCTGAGGGCTGGCTGCGCGAGCGCCCGCGCAACGCCACCTTGCTGTTGGCGTTGGGGCGCCTGTCGCTGCGCAACCAATTGTGGGGCAAGGCGCGGGAGTACTTTGAATCCAGCCTGAAGCTCAGTGCCGCGCCGGAAACCTACGCAGAACTTGCCCGCCTAATGGCCGCGTTAGGCGAACACCAGCTGAGCACCAGCTACTACCAGCAGGGCTTGAAGGTGATTGCCAGCGACCTGCCCGAGTTACCGGTGCCCGAGCCCAAATCCCAATTTGGCCACACTGGCAGTACCTTGGCGCCATGA
- the polA gene encoding DNA polymerase I: MSTPVVLVDGSSYLYRAFHALPPLTNSKGNPTGAVKGVINMIRRLQKDYPASPIVVVFDAKGKTFRDEIYADYKAQRPPMPDDLRPQVQPIHDIVAAMGLPLLVIDGVEADDVIGTYCAQAKAAGLQVVVSTGDKDMAQLVNDQVTLVNTMTNTVMDPAGVEEKFGLPPSLIIDYLALMGDKVDNIPGVPGVGEKTALALLQGLGGLDAIYGQLDKVADLGFRGAKTMAAKLETHKDQAYLSYELATIKLDVELPQTLGELANGEPDQAKLLALFQELEFKTWVNELSEAGTDSPTPAPIEAEAAPAAEREYETLLTEADFNRWLQALKAARLIAFDTETTSLDYMQAEIVGVSFAVEAGKAAYVPVAHDYMEAPAQLARDWVLAQLKPLLEADKPAKVGQNLKYDASVLANYDITLGGIAFDTMLESYVLNSTATRHDMDSLANFYLDETTVKFEEIAGKGAKQLTFNQIALEQAAPYAAEDADITLRLHQQLAPQVAASPSLQRVLETIEMPLVPVLSAVERTGALVDAKRLGEQSVELGKRLVELEREAFDIAGEPFNLASPKQLGAILFEKLELPVLKKTPKGAPSTAEEVLQELALDYPLPKILMEYRGLSKLKSTYTDKLPQMINPRTGRIHTSYHQAVTATGRLSSTDPNLQNIPIRTEEGRRIRQAFIAPEGYKLMAADYSQIELRIMAHLSEDKGLLDAFSQGLDVHKATAAEVFGVELDGVTADMRRSAKAINFGLIYGMSAFGLAKQLHIGRNEAQQYIDTYFERYPGVARYMDDTRRLAHEQGYVETLFGRRLYLPEINDRNKMRQQAAERTAINAPMQGTAADIIKRAMIDVHHWLGTSDAPDARIIMQVHDELVLEVACGDVERLQTALCERMAKAAELKVPLLVEAGVGNNWDEAH, encoded by the coding sequence ATGTCTACCCCGGTTGTCCTCGTCGACGGATCCTCCTACCTCTACCGTGCGTTTCACGCCTTGCCACCGCTCACCAACAGCAAGGGCAACCCCACCGGGGCTGTGAAGGGCGTGATCAACATGATCCGGCGCCTGCAAAAGGACTACCCTGCAAGCCCAATCGTGGTGGTGTTTGATGCCAAGGGTAAAACCTTTCGCGATGAGATCTATGCCGACTACAAAGCCCAGCGCCCGCCCATGCCAGACGACCTGCGCCCGCAGGTGCAACCCATTCACGACATAGTAGCGGCCATGGGCCTGCCGCTGTTGGTAATTGATGGTGTTGAGGCCGACGACGTAATAGGCACCTACTGCGCCCAGGCCAAAGCGGCGGGCTTGCAGGTGGTGGTGTCTACCGGCGATAAAGACATGGCCCAGCTCGTGAATGACCAGGTGACGCTGGTCAATACCATGACCAACACCGTGATGGACCCAGCCGGCGTGGAAGAAAAGTTCGGCTTGCCGCCTTCGCTTATCATCGACTACCTGGCCCTGATGGGCGACAAGGTAGATAACATACCCGGCGTGCCGGGCGTGGGCGAGAAAACCGCCCTTGCCCTGTTGCAGGGCCTCGGCGGGCTGGATGCCATTTATGGCCAGCTGGATAAAGTGGCTGATCTGGGCTTTCGCGGTGCCAAAACCATGGCCGCGAAGCTTGAAACCCACAAAGACCAGGCCTACCTCTCATACGAGCTGGCCACCATCAAGCTGGATGTTGAGCTGCCGCAAACTCTGGGCGAGCTTGCCAATGGCGAACCCGATCAAGCCAAGCTACTGGCGCTGTTTCAGGAGCTGGAGTTCAAAACCTGGGTTAATGAGCTGTCTGAGGCGGGCACTGATTCCCCAACGCCCGCACCCATTGAGGCCGAGGCCGCCCCAGCCGCTGAGCGCGAGTATGAAACCCTGCTCACCGAGGCCGATTTCAACCGTTGGCTGCAGGCGTTAAAAGCCGCGCGGCTTATTGCATTCGATACCGAAACCACAAGCCTGGATTACATGCAGGCAGAAATTGTGGGCGTATCCTTTGCTGTGGAGGCAGGTAAGGCCGCCTATGTGCCCGTGGCGCACGACTACATGGAGGCGCCCGCGCAGCTCGCACGCGATTGGGTGCTGGCCCAGCTCAAGCCGCTGCTTGAGGCAGATAAGCCCGCCAAGGTGGGCCAAAACCTCAAATACGATGCCAGCGTATTGGCCAATTACGACATTACCCTGGGCGGTATCGCCTTCGACACCATGCTTGAATCCTACGTGTTGAATTCCACCGCTACCCGCCACGATATGGACAGCCTGGCCAACTTCTACCTGGATGAAACCACGGTAAAGTTCGAGGAAATCGCCGGCAAAGGCGCCAAGCAGCTCACCTTTAACCAGATCGCTCTGGAGCAGGCGGCGCCCTACGCCGCCGAAGATGCCGACATTACCTTGCGCCTGCACCAGCAGTTGGCCCCACAGGTGGCCGCCAGCCCAAGTTTGCAGCGCGTGCTTGAAACCATCGAGATGCCCTTGGTGCCTGTGCTTTCAGCTGTAGAGCGCACCGGTGCCCTGGTGGACGCCAAGCGCCTGGGCGAGCAGAGCGTGGAGCTGGGCAAGCGCCTGGTGGAGCTTGAGCGCGAGGCCTTTGATATTGCCGGTGAGCCCTTTAACCTTGCCTCGCCCAAGCAGCTGGGCGCCATTTTGTTTGAAAAGCTCGAGCTGCCGGTATTGAAGAAAACCCCCAAGGGCGCGCCTTCCACGGCCGAAGAAGTGCTCCAGGAGCTGGCGCTGGATTACCCGCTGCCCAAAATTTTGATGGAGTACCGCGGCCTTTCAAAGCTTAAAAGCACCTACACCGATAAGCTGCCGCAAATGATTAACCCCCGTACCGGGCGCATTCACACCTCCTATCATCAGGCGGTTACCGCCACCGGGCGCTTGTCTTCCACAGACCCTAACCTGCAAAACATCCCTATTCGCACAGAGGAAGGGCGGCGGATTCGCCAGGCATTTATAGCGCCTGAAGGCTATAAGTTGATGGCCGCCGACTACTCCCAAATCGAGCTGCGCATCATGGCGCACTTATCGGAAGATAAAGGCCTGCTGGATGCCTTCAGCCAAGGGCTGGATGTGCACAAGGCCACGGCAGCGGAAGTATTTGGCGTTGAATTGGATGGCGTAACGGCGGATATGCGCCGCAGCGCCAAGGCCATTAACTTCGGCCTGATTTACGGCATGTCGGCCTTTGGCCTGGCCAAGCAGCTGCACATTGGCCGCAACGAGGCCCAGCAATACATTGATACCTATTTCGAGCGCTACCCGGGCGTGGCCCGCTATATGGACGACACCCGCCGCCTGGCACACGAGCAGGGCTATGTGGAAACCTTGTTCGGCCGCCGCCTGTATTTGCCTGAAATTAACGACCGCAACAAAATGCGCCAACAGGCCGCCGAGCGCACGGCGATCAACGCGCCTATGCAGGGCACTGCGGCCGATATCATCAAGCGCGCGATGATTGATGTGCACCATTGGCTGGGCACAAGCGATGCGCCAGATGCCCGCATCATCATGCAAGTGCACGATGAATTGGTGCTGGAGGTTGCCTGTGGCGATGTTGAGCGCCTGCAAACCGCGCTGTGCGAGCGTATGGCGAAGGCTGCAGAGCTTAAAGTACCGCTCCTGGTTGAGGCCGGTGTGGGCAATAATTGGGATGAAGCCCATTAA
- the znuC gene encoding zinc ABC transporter ATP-binding protein ZnuC has translation MAGREILQSVSLTLKAGEITTLIGPNGAGKTSLVRLLLGLQQPSAGELWRQPALRIGYMPQKLHIDPSLPLTVMRFLQLGGASKAALADALALTGIGHLAQSPIQALSGGEVQRVLLTRALAREPQLLVLDEPVQGVDINGQVALYELIDKIRSQRGCGVLMVSHDLHLVMAHTDEVICLNQHVCCHGHPESVTNDPAYLALFGKKAAKSLAVYTHHHDHKHTLHGDVVCNHDHSLPPAECPAPDHKDANNA, from the coding sequence CTGGCCGGGCGCGAGATTTTGCAAAGCGTGAGCCTCACGCTCAAGGCCGGTGAAATCACCACCCTCATCGGCCCCAATGGCGCCGGCAAAACCAGCCTCGTGCGCCTGCTGCTGGGCTTGCAACAGCCGAGTGCCGGCGAGCTCTGGCGGCAGCCGGCACTGCGCATTGGCTATATGCCACAAAAACTGCACATAGACCCATCGCTGCCACTCACCGTGATGCGCTTTTTACAGCTTGGCGGTGCCAGCAAGGCTGCCCTGGCAGATGCACTGGCACTTACCGGTATCGGCCATTTGGCCCAAAGCCCTATTCAGGCACTTTCCGGTGGCGAAGTGCAGCGTGTGCTGCTTACCCGCGCACTGGCGCGCGAGCCGCAATTGCTGGTGCTGGATGAGCCGGTACAAGGGGTCGACATCAACGGCCAGGTAGCGCTGTATGAGCTGATCGATAAAATCCGCAGCCAGCGCGGTTGCGGGGTGCTGATGGTGTCGCACGATTTGCACCTGGTGATGGCCCACACAGATGAAGTGATCTGCCTGAACCAGCACGTGTGCTGCCACGGCCACCCGGAAAGCGTCACCAACGATCCCGCCTACCTGGCCCTGTTTGGCAAGAAGGCGGCCAAAAGCCTTGCGGTGTACACCCACCATCACGATCACAAACACACCCTGCACGGCGATGTGGTGTGCAATCACGACCACAGCCTGCCGCCAGCCGAGTGCCCGGCCCCGGATCACAAGGATGCCAACAATGCCTGA
- a CDS encoding metal ABC transporter substrate-binding protein yields the protein MSVCIFTSARLTRPARLTARGLMALVLVALLGAAAAPAQSARVVASIEPLAMLAEPLLGPGDSLEVLLPPNRSPHHFALRASHLRMLQSADVVLWVGPILEPFLVKALQGHPAAEPLMDLPDMQWPEPLHQTEVGHHSHERDPHVWLNPDNGAVIVRWLAAQLMAQAPEQADAIAGRRDALLAQLAELAQSLKERLAPFAGRAFIAYHPAYEHFNARFGLTQRAFVALTPEQKPGARHLMDLQHEARGVQCLVTESFYDTQASHQLAAQLGLPFVVADPMGAALGPATWRYGSLLSELAGTLAGCLAGSGPAGPSLAVIKPQA from the coding sequence TTGTCTGTTTGTATCTTTACCTCTGCCCGGTTAACTAGGCCTGCCCGGTTAACGGCGCGCGGCCTGATGGCGCTTGTGCTGGTGGCCTTGTTGGGCGCGGCGGCTGCGCCTGCCCAATCGGCGCGGGTGGTTGCATCCATTGAGCCGCTGGCCATGCTTGCCGAGCCGCTCTTGGGCCCGGGCGATTCGCTGGAGGTATTGCTGCCGCCCAACCGCTCGCCGCACCACTTTGCCCTGCGCGCCTCGCACCTGCGCATGCTGCAGTCAGCCGATGTTGTGCTGTGGGTAGGCCCCATACTTGAGCCCTTTTTGGTGAAAGCCTTACAGGGGCACCCAGCAGCCGAGCCCTTGATGGATTTACCCGACATGCAATGGCCCGAGCCGCTGCATCAAACCGAGGTAGGCCATCACAGCCACGAGCGCGACCCCCATGTGTGGCTAAACCCCGATAACGGCGCGGTGATTGTACGGTGGCTGGCGGCACAGCTCATGGCCCAGGCGCCGGAGCAGGCCGATGCCATTGCCGGCCGGCGCGATGCCTTGCTGGCACAGTTGGCCGAGCTTGCCCAAAGCCTAAAAGAGCGGCTTGCGCCTTTTGCGGGCCGCGCATTCATTGCCTACCACCCGGCCTACGAGCATTTCAATGCCCGCTTTGGTTTAACCCAGCGCGCCTTTGTGGCCCTCACGCCCGAGCAAAAGCCCGGTGCCCGCCATTTAATGGATTTACAGCACGAGGCCCGCGGTGTGCAATGCTTGGTGACAGAATCCTTTTACGATACCCAGGCAAGTCACCAATTGGCCGCCCAACTGGGCCTACCCTTTGTGGTGGCAGACCCGATGGGTGCAGCCCTTGGCCCGGCAACATGGCGCTATGGTTCACTGTTGTCGGAACTGGCGGGCACCTTGGCCGGTTGCTTGGCAGGCTCAGGCCCAGCGGGCCCAAGCCTTGCCGTTATCAAACCGCAGGCATAA
- a CDS encoding DUF4380 domain-containing protein, which produces MALLGFGAGLVACGQEPAEPLAPLAGGNLVVTVSPIDGGRIASLRFYGRELLTQADARTEGNWGSTLWVSPQAAWDWPPPKAFDAQPFSYEQSANQLRLQGQVDAQTGIKLHKQITLLGGDRLQLAYGLENPGKAPVQAAGWEVTRVPQAGLVVFATQAPVWLSHGELAYEQFGDLVWLDARKPVGRGKLNANGRGWLAWVQGRDLWIKRFDDLAEAQQAPGEAELQVFVGNRGYLELEAQGAYQTIAPGARAAFTTEWQLVRLPADVEVGVDSPSLQTLLQSLGLKL; this is translated from the coding sequence ATGGCGTTGCTGGGCTTTGGCGCGGGCCTTGTGGCCTGCGGCCAAGAGCCGGCCGAACCCCTAGCACCCTTGGCAGGCGGCAACCTGGTGGTGACAGTGTCGCCCATTGATGGCGGGCGCATTGCCTCGCTGCGTTTTTACGGGCGAGAACTGCTCACCCAGGCCGATGCCCGCACCGAGGGCAATTGGGGTTCCACCTTGTGGGTGAGCCCGCAGGCGGCTTGGGATTGGCCACCGCCCAAAGCCTTCGACGCCCAGCCCTTCAGCTATGAACAAAGCGCAAACCAGCTGCGTTTACAGGGCCAGGTGGATGCGCAAACGGGCATTAAATTGCACAAGCAGATCACGCTCTTGGGGGGCGATCGCCTGCAGCTGGCCTATGGGTTGGAAAACCCCGGCAAGGCGCCGGTGCAGGCCGCCGGCTGGGAGGTTACCCGGGTGCCACAGGCGGGCCTGGTGGTATTTGCCACCCAGGCGCCGGTGTGGCTCAGCCACGGCGAGCTTGCCTATGAGCAGTTTGGCGATTTGGTGTGGCTGGATGCGCGCAAGCCCGTGGGCCGGGGCAAGCTCAATGCCAATGGCCGCGGCTGGCTTGCGTGGGTGCAGGGGCGCGATCTCTGGATCAAGCGCTTTGATGATTTGGCCGAGGCCCAGCAGGCCCCTGGCGAGGCCGAATTGCAGGTGTTTGTGGGCAATCGGGGCTACCTGGAGCTGGAAGCCCAAGGCGCCTATCAAACCATAGCTCCGGGTGCGCGGGCGGCGTTTACCACCGAGTGGCAGCTGGTGCGGCTGCCGGCAGATGTGGAAGTGGGCGTGGATTCGCCCTCGCTGCAAACGCTGCTGCAATCGCTGGGTTTAAAGCTCTAG
- a CDS encoding uroporphyrinogen-III C-methyltransferase — MNNNDKPNGAGDSPPSQDRGTIVAETNTPIPAPTQAKAQAKPTVWPLWLALLAVLAASAAGGHWLWGQMQLQAGAQADEVAKLTAQAEQWRAEQRQLSVELAQSLSRFEAAQSASERVYHDFTDRVEAQLAAQSQQLAQMTAASRTQFLLNEAQFLVRQASQRLQLERAATSAVGLFELADQLLAQVQTELGNPAGLMATRGQLAKDLAQLKRLQAVDYTGVFFALDAILVQVDELALGQPPREFANEEVEPAVIRKNPDRLWAEITIGWRNFTRQLASYVRVKRLEKPVEPLLSPDQEIRVRENLKLKLQVAQLALLRADGKLYGANLALARQWLEEYFPVSFERNHMMEQLDELAARSVNSELPDLSGTVQSLDQFISQYRLTLGVRP, encoded by the coding sequence GTGAACAATAACGACAAACCCAACGGAGCGGGTGACAGCCCGCCCTCCCAAGACCGAGGCACTATTGTGGCTGAAACCAATACCCCGATTCCCGCGCCTACCCAGGCCAAGGCTCAGGCTAAACCCACCGTTTGGCCCTTGTGGCTGGCGCTCCTTGCGGTGCTGGCTGCCAGCGCCGCCGGCGGCCACTGGCTGTGGGGCCAGATGCAGCTGCAGGCAGGCGCCCAGGCCGATGAAGTGGCCAAGCTTACCGCGCAGGCCGAGCAGTGGCGCGCCGAACAGCGGCAATTGAGCGTAGAGCTGGCCCAAAGCCTGAGCCGGTTTGAAGCCGCCCAGTCTGCCTCGGAGCGGGTGTATCACGACTTTACCGATCGCGTGGAAGCGCAACTGGCCGCCCAAAGCCAACAGTTGGCGCAAATGACCGCCGCCAGCCGCACCCAGTTTTTACTCAACGAAGCCCAGTTTCTGGTGCGCCAGGCCAGCCAGCGGTTGCAGCTTGAGCGCGCAGCCACCAGTGCCGTGGGGCTGTTCGAGCTGGCCGATCAACTGCTCGCCCAGGTGCAAACCGAGCTTGGCAATCCGGCGGGCTTGATGGCCACCCGTGGCCAGCTGGCCAAAGATTTGGCGCAGCTCAAACGCTTACAGGCAGTTGACTACACCGGTGTGTTCTTCGCGCTGGATGCCATATTGGTGCAAGTGGATGAGCTGGCGCTGGGCCAGCCGCCACGCGAGTTCGCCAATGAAGAAGTGGAGCCTGCGGTTATTCGCAAAAATCCCGATCGCCTGTGGGCGGAAATCACCATTGGCTGGCGCAACTTTACCCGCCAGCTGGCCAGCTATGTGCGCGTCAAGCGGCTGGAAAAGCCCGTGGAGCCGCTGCTCTCGCCCGACCAGGAAATCCGCGTGCGTGAAAACCTGAAGCTCAAGCTGCAAGTGGCGCAACTGGCACTCTTGCGCGCCGATGGCAAACTCTACGGTGCCAACCTGGCGCTGGCGCGCCAGTGGCTGGAGGAGTACTTCCCTGTGAGTTTTGAGCGCAACCACATGATGGAGCAACTCGACGAACTGGCCGCGCGCTCGGTTAACAGTGAACTGCCGGATTTGTCGGGCACTGTGCAAAGCCTTGACCAGTTCATCAGCCAATACCGACTGACCTTGGGGGTACGCCCGTGA
- a CDS encoding uroporphyrinogen-III synthase, with amino-acid sequence MSPRLWLTRPADQAAATGAAFAALGFQVQLVPALEIAPLATADQQQAVRNRILDFDRYQWAIFVSQNAVRYGAAWLDEYWPQLPLHSQFLAVGQATAQALHDAGLPVVSELTITRAMNSEALLALPELQAVADQQILIFRGLGGRTYLGDTLRARGARVDYCELYQRQAPAGLNSQVAKALSAGPAWLCVHSGESLHHLHAALIAAGGGQPWRQWPLLVPGERVAELARGLGFDTLLVAENATDSAMCARLQQALAGEQE; translated from the coding sequence ATGAGCCCACGGCTGTGGCTTACCCGCCCGGCAGATCAGGCCGCAGCCACTGGCGCCGCCTTCGCCGCCCTGGGCTTTCAGGTGCAGTTGGTGCCGGCGCTGGAGATTGCCCCGCTGGCCACGGCTGATCAACAGCAGGCCGTGCGCAACCGCATTCTCGATTTCGACCGCTACCAATGGGCCATTTTTGTAAGCCAGAATGCCGTGCGTTACGGCGCCGCCTGGTTGGATGAATACTGGCCACAACTGCCGTTGCACAGCCAGTTTTTGGCCGTGGGCCAGGCCACCGCCCAAGCGCTTCACGACGCGGGCCTGCCGGTGGTGAGCGAGTTGACCATAACCCGCGCCATGAACAGCGAAGCGCTGTTGGCACTGCCCGAGTTGCAGGCCGTGGCCGATCAACAGATCCTTATTTTCAGAGGCCTGGGCGGGCGTACCTACCTGGGCGATACCTTGCGCGCGCGCGGCGCACGGGTAGACTACTGTGAGCTGTACCAGCGTCAGGCGCCGGCCGGGCTGAACAGCCAGGTGGCCAAGGCCTTGAGTGCCGGCCCCGCGTGGCTATGTGTGCACAGTGGCGAATCGCTGCACCATTTACACGCGGCCTTAATAGCGGCAGGCGGCGGCCAACCCTGGCGCCAATGGCCGCTGCTGGTGCCGGGCGAGCGGGTGGCAGAGCTTGCCCGTGGGCTAGGGTTTGACACCCTGCTGGTGGCTGAAAACGCCACCGACAGCGCCATGTGCGCGCGGCTGCAGCAGGCACTGGCAGGCGAACAAGAGTAA